Proteins from one Naumovozyma castellii chromosome 3, complete genome genomic window:
- the SSN3 gene encoding cyclin-dependent serine/threonine protein kinase SSN3 (ancestral locus Anc_8.490): MNNGNDRIPNPYQKQFSNQQQYSQQIPSQQQQQQFPTGRDLWQGQSIRNQPQLHVQQHPVVNKKRMTGNTLSTTGTMHGKTPMLMANNDVFSIEPYKARKDSARVSVIEKYEIIGYIAAGTYGKVYKAKRSNSIDVMDNNTIIPSNSTDSSTTESSLFNQNTENTMIPDQIRSTQQQLLKSGSHSIENDKIMNMNNTDNNTTNNGNNNINTILTQKNGTSVRKKVSSTYYAIKKFKTEKEGVEQLHYTGISQSACREMALCRELNNKHLTQLVEIFLERKSIYMVYEFAEYDLLQIIHFHSHPEKRMIPPMMVRSIMWQILDGVSYLHQNWVLHRDLKPANIMVTLDGCVKIGDLGLARKFYNMLQTLYTGDKVVVTIWYRAPELLLGARHYTPAIDQWAVGCIFAELIGLQPLFKGEEAKMDAKKGVPFQANQMKKILQVLGSPTQKNWPNLQKYPEYEQLSKFPKFKDKLPGWYHSAGGRDKDTLDLLYRLLSYDPIQRIDALDALDHPYFTNGDSPVCENVFEGLNYKYPARRIHTNDNDIINLGIHRNKHTSQQTQSNPTNTSTSTTLGGLGVNRRILAAAAAAAAAVSQPGSRTTEPARKRRR, encoded by the coding sequence ATGAACAATGGCAATGATAGGATACCCAATCCTTACCAGAAACAATTCTCcaatcaacaacaatactCACAACAAATACCAtcacaacaacagcagcagcaatTTCCCACAGGAAGGGATCTTTGGCAGGGCCAATCTATCAGAAATCAACCTCAATTGCATGTTCAACAGCATCCGGTAGTGAATAAAAAACGGATGACCGGGAACACTTTGTCTACAACGGGTACCATGCATGGAAAGACTCCCATGTTGATGGCAAATAATGACGTTTTTTCCATAGAACCTTATAAGGCGAGGAAGGATAGTGCTAGGGTATCTGtgattgaaaaatatgagaTCATTGGATATATTGCAGCAGGGACATATGGGAAAGTCTACAAGGCCAAAAGAAGTAATTCCATTGATGTTATGGACAATAACACTATAATACCGTCCAATTCTACAGACAGTTCAACGACTGAAagttctttatttaatCAGAATACAGAAAATACTATGATTCCAGATCAAATACGATCAACCCAGCAACAACTTCTAAAATCTGGTTCCCACTCTAtagaaaatgataaaattatGAACATGAATAACACTGATAACAATACAACtaataatggtaataaCAACATTAACACAATATTGACCCAGAAAAATGGTACGTCTGTTAGGAAGAAGGTATCATCCACGTACTATGctataaagaaatttaaaacagAGAAAGAAGGTGTAGAACAATTGCATTATACAGGGATTTCTCAAAGTGCGTGTAGAGAAATGGCTTTGTGCAGAGAGCTTAACAATAAACATTTGACCCAATTAGtggaaatatttcttgAGAGGAAAAGCATCTACATGGTTTATGAATTTGCCGAATATGATTTATTACagataattcattttcattccCATCCAGAAAAGAGGATGATACCGCCGATGATGGTGAGATCTATCATGTGGCAAATACTAGATGGTGTATCATATTTACACCAAAATTGGGTTCTCCATCGAGATTTAAAGCCTGCCAATATTATGGTAACATTAGATGGATGTGTGAAAATTGGGGATTTAGGTCTCGCAAGAAAGTTCTATAACATGTTGCAAACACTTTACACTGGTGATAAAGTCGTTGTAACCATTTGGTATAGAGCACCAGAACTATTACTTGGAGCAAGGCATTATACTCCGGCCATAGACCAATGGGCTGTCGGTTGTATTTTTGCAGAATTAATAGGTTTACAACCTCTTTTCAAGGGAGAAGAAGCCAAGATGGATGCTAAGAAGGGAGTTCCATTTCAAGCaaatcaaatgaaaaaaatcttACAGGTATTAGGTAGCCCAACTCAGAAAAATTGGCCCAACCTGCAAAAATACCCTGAATATGAACAACTGTCAAAGTTTCCAAAGTTTAAGGATAAGTTACCAGGGTGGTATCATTCAGCAGGTGGGCGGGACAAAGATACTCTTGATTTACTTTATAGACTATTAAGTTATGATCCAATCCAGAGAATTGATGCTCTTGATGCACTGGACCATCCTTACTTTACCAATGGTGACTCACCTGTTTGCGAAAATGTTTTCGAGGGGTTGAACTATAAATATCCAGCCAGAAGAATCCATActaatgataatgacaTTATAAATTTGGGAATTCATAGAAATAAACATACTTCGCAACAAACTCAATCAAACCCTACTAACACATCTACCTCTACGACATTAGGGGGACTGGGTGTGAATAGAAGAATCTTAGCTGCGGCTGCCGCCGCAGCTGCAGCTGTTTCACAACCAGGCTCCAGAACTACAGAACCAgcaaggaaaagaagaaggtaa
- the MRX11 gene encoding Mrx11p (ancestral locus Anc_8.489): protein MRVFETNCKFIQLAHMKLLLPQGISGGLSSCAPLRQVTAARFLRLGMPLSTRGTHHSTSTNNSKVAKLAGGIERKYDDRLHKLISKSKVLTKLNSNPKFSHYFDRISEAGTLSTFASFLLIHELTAILPLLLLWWVFYSLDIHDGHDLPHVFQNLVDQCGKAINKLVGDKYNDTLDKGRLVIAGTLAYAIVKLLYPVRILFSIWGAPYVGKWLLLPFYKLKSFRK from the coding sequence ATGCGAGTCTTTGAGACAAACTGCAAGTTCATACAATTGGCCCACATGAAACTATTATTACCACAGGGTATTTCAGGAGGACTATCCTCATGTGCTCCCCTCCGTCAGGTAACGGCAGCCAGATTTCTTCGTCTAGGAATGCCTCTCTCCACTAGAGGCACACACCattcaacatcaacaaataattccaaAGTGGCAAAACTAGCTGGGGGTATAGAGAGAAAATATGATGATAGGTTACATAAACTGATATCTAAATCCAAGGTATTAACGAAATTGAACTCGAATCCTAAGTTCTCGCACTATTTTGATCGCATATCTGAGGCAGGCACCCTTTCCACATTCGCCTCATTTTTGTTAATTCATGAACTAACTGCTATTCTGCCGTTACTTTTATTGTGGTGGGTCTTTTATAGCTTAGATATTCATGATGGACATGATTTACCACATGTTTTCCAGAATTTGGTGGACCAATGTGGGAAGGCAATCAACAAGCTCGTCGGAGATAAGTATAATGATACACTGGACAAGGGAAGATTGGTTATTGCCGGTACACTAGCATATGCTATCGTGAAGCTATTGTACCCTGTAAGGATCCTCTTCAGTATATGGGGAGCACCCTATGTCGGGAAATGGTTACTGCTTCCCTTCTATAAGCTTAAATCTTTCAGAAAATAG